A part of Lacibacter sp. H407 genomic DNA contains:
- a CDS encoding TolB family protein: MKYRLFLAAIFSAALVSAQTTPQVFEPGIISTGGEFGLTISPDSKTAFWVWSNGGRDTLIIMQSVKRNGKWQKPVPAVFSTRNAKWKDIDPIFSPDGKTVLFQSNRPVPGQPQRKGFDIWQSTKTKTGWSEAKHLGNVINTDSSESFASVSKNGAIYFMKTNEDGKGSSDIYFSRKVNGLYQTVQNIGSPINTTERESNPYISSKEDYIIYFSTDPKGYGDVDLYISFKKDGKWSLPKNLGQPINSVDAEFCPFVHEKEKRIYFARQKKIPGTNRYVEELYWFPFDVNKYR; encoded by the coding sequence ATGAAATACAGGTTATTTTTAGCAGCTATTTTTAGCGCTGCGCTTGTTTCGGCACAAACAACTCCTCAAGTGTTTGAGCCGGGTATAATATCAACAGGTGGTGAATTTGGTTTAACTATTTCGCCCGATTCAAAAACAGCTTTTTGGGTCTGGTCGAATGGAGGCAGAGATACCTTGATCATTATGCAATCAGTTAAACGAAATGGTAAATGGCAGAAACCTGTGCCTGCCGTTTTTTCAACACGTAATGCTAAATGGAAAGATATTGATCCGATATTCAGTCCGGATGGGAAAACAGTTTTATTTCAATCGAACAGACCTGTGCCAGGGCAACCACAACGGAAAGGATTTGATATATGGCAATCAACTAAAACAAAAACAGGATGGAGTGAAGCAAAACATCTTGGCAATGTGATCAATACCGATTCTTCAGAATCATTTGCTTCTGTGAGTAAGAATGGTGCGATCTATTTTATGAAGACGAATGAAGATGGAAAGGGAAGCTCGGATATTTATTTTTCAAGGAAGGTAAATGGCCTATATCAAACCGTACAAAATATCGGCTCACCAATCAATACAACCGAACGTGAATCAAATCCATATATTTCTTCAAAGGAAGATTATATCATTTATTTTTCGACCGATCCGAAAGGATATGGCGATGTTGATCTGTATATCAGTTTTAAAAAAGATGGGAAGTGGTCATTGCCGAAAAATCTTGGACAGCCCATTAATTCTGTTGATGCAGAGTTTTGCCCGTTTGTGCACGAAAAAGAAAAACGCATTTACTTTGCACGCCAGAAAAAAATTCCAGGAACCAATCGTTATGTGGAAGAATTGTATTGGTTCCCGTTTGACGTAAACAAGTACCGCTGA